In the genome of Carassius carassius chromosome 47, fCarCar2.1, whole genome shotgun sequence, one region contains:
- the LOC132130283 gene encoding G-protein coupled receptor 35-like, producing MNSTTPGASTNTTTPSTSPLDSAQIPLFSISVLFNLPTHSYIIWLIVKGTGGIASEYLNFNNSFCEICISMDFLIFILASYISSLFPLAMFLQGLTITGRPLFQCLMCVERYLAVVHPVTFLKYKPLRYRVIGCTVAWIITLGSCLICLIIFLFSTLTMQAYFFSVQFVLHLPIQLFCLVAVLRALKQSGPGERGRERDEKTHMKTRAFYLILITTVTMTITYVPSTITGIFTIVIDQPNSIVWIPSNLCFILAGFVQPVLYLHRAGKLSRLCTQ from the coding sequence ATGAACTCCACCACACCAGGAGCTTCCACCAACACCACAACTCCTTCCACCTCGCCACTGGACAGTGCTCAAATTCCTTTGTTCAGCATCAGTGTCTTGTTTAATCTTCCTACACACTCCTATATTATATGGCTTATTGTCAAAGGGACAGGTGGAATTGCATCAGAGTATCTCAACTTCAATAATTCTTTTTGTGAGATTTGTATTTCTATGGATTTCTTGATCTTTATATTGGCAAGCTATATTTCAAGTCTCTTTCCATTAGCAATGTTTTTACAAGGACTCACCATCACTGGTCGTcctctgtttcagtgtctgatGTGTGTTGAGCGTTACCTGGCAGTGGTGCATCCTGTAACCTTTCTGAAGTACAAACCTCTCAGATACAGAGTGATCGGCTGCACTGTGGCCTGGATAATCACTCTTGGATCCTGTTTGATCTGCCTTATCATATTCTTATTTTCTACCCTGACTATGCAAGCGTATTTCTTCTCAGTGCAGTTTGTACTGCATCTCCCCATTCAGTTGTTTTGTCTTGTGGCTGTTCTCAGAGCTCTGAAGCAGTCAGgaccaggagagagagggagagagagagatgagaaaacACACATGAAGACAAGAGCATTTTATCTCATCTTAATAACTACTGTGACCATGACTATCACATATGTGCCAAGCACTATCACTGGAATCTTTACCATTGTTATAGATCAGCCTAATTCGATAGTTTGGATTCCTTCAAATCTTTGTTTTATACTAGCTGGTTTTGTTCAGCCTGTTCTTTATCTGCACCGGGCTGGAAAACTCTCTCGCCTCTGTACTCAATAA
- the LOC132130281 gene encoding C-C chemokine receptor type 8-like, which translates to MNTTIPGASNITTPYIFGYLEMCVFSINVLFGLPTHSYIIWLIVKGTGGVASEFFNFNLSVCEIGACLDCLFFILVNWILFLAPLALLFQGFIITGRPLFQCLMCVERYLAVVHPVTFLKYKPLRYRVICCTAAWIIIFVSCLVCMFTLMSSNINVHTWFFLSQFILILSIQLFCLLAVLRALKQSGLGERGREREEENHTKKRAFQLILIITENMVITYVLIIISGVFIILKTHYHVSYWAPGLVCYTLAGFVQPVLFLRRAGKLSCPVSP; encoded by the coding sequence ATGAACACCACCATACCAGGAGCTTCCAACATCACAACTCCTTACATTTTTGGATATctagaaatgtgtgtgttcagcatCAATGTCTTGTTTGGTCTTCCTACACACTCCTATATCATATGGCTTATTGTCAAAGGAACGGGTGGAGTTGCATCAGAGTTCTTCAACTTCAATCTTTCTGTTTGTGAGATTGGTGCCTGTCTAGACTGTTTGTTTTTTATCCTGGTAAACTGGATTTTGTTTCTTGCACCATTAGCACTTCTTTTCCAAGGTTTTATCATCACTGGTCGTcctctgtttcagtgtctgatGTGTGTTGAGCGTTACCTGGCTGTGGTTCATCCTGTAACCTTTCTGAAGTACAAACCTCTCAGATACAGAGTGATCTGCTGCACCGCGGCCTGGATAATTATTTTTGTCTCCTGTTTGGTCTGCATGTTCACATTAATGTCATCTAATATTAATGTACATACATGGTTCTTCTTATCACAGTTCATTCTCATCctctccatccagttgttttgtcttttggctgttctcagagctctgaagcagtcaggactaggagagagagggagagagagagaggaggaaaaccACACAAAGAAAAGAGCATTTCAGCTCATTTTAATAATTACTGAAAACATGGTtatcacttatgtgctgattatTATCTCAGGagtatttataattttgaaaACGCACTATCATGTATCATACTGGGCCCCTGGTTTGGTTTGTTATACACTGGCTGGTTTTGTTCAGCCTGTTCTTTTTCTGCGCCGGGCTGGAAAACTCTCTTGCCCCGTTTCTCCATAA